Below is a window of Vibrio fortis DNA.
ATACTCGACTCTACCTTGTATTTCAAGTAAAAATTTCTGCTAATTAGCCTTGGCGTTGCTTATGCTTTGGCTCACTGCAAATCACGCGAACGACACCGTTACGCTTGATAACTTTACAGTTACGGCAGATTTTTTTAACGGAAGCACGAACTTTCATTGCTAAACTCCGTAAATGGAACTGAACGTCACCGCCGGATTAACGGCCGTAACCTTTCAGATTCGCTTTCTTTAACACAGAATCATACTGTTGGGACATCAGATGAGTCTGTACCTGTGCCATGAAATCCATGATAACAACAACTACGATTAGTAGTGATGTACCGCCGAAGTAGAAACGTACGTTCCACGCGACCAT
It encodes the following:
- the rpmJ gene encoding 50S ribosomal protein L36, whose protein sequence is MKVRASVKKICRNCKVIKRNGVVRVICSEPKHKQRQG